A stretch of the Thermocladium sp. ECH_B genome encodes the following:
- a CDS encoding small nuclear ribonucleoprotein (Sm) encodes MQKANEEQQPLRFLNKMLNKQVVVKLKTGKILRGSLNSFDYCMNIVVNDAEELDYRSDEVIVKYGKVLIRGNQVLYISARDLLVG; translated from the coding sequence ATGCAGAAAGCAAACGAGGAGCAACAGCCCTTGAGGTTCTTGAATAAAATGTTAAACAAGCAAGTAGTTGTGAAGCTGAAGACTGGAAAAATATTACGAGGTTCCCTTAATTCATTTGATTATTGCATGAATATAGTGGTTAATGATGCTGAGGAGCTCGATTACCGCAGCGATGAAGTTATAGTAAAGTATGGAAAGGTTTTGATAAGGGGAAATCAGGTGCTATATATTTCAGCGAGGGATCTATTGGTGGGGTGA